From Bacteroidia bacterium, a single genomic window includes:
- a CDS encoding F0F1 ATP synthase subunit beta codes for MSQKTGEIVQVIGPVVDVSFEKTGGVLPNILEALEITRDNGQKLIIECQQHIGENTIRAIAMDSTDGLRRGMTVTAKGSNIKMPIGKQIKGRLLNVIGDAIDGLSEMKKDEGYPIHAHPPKYDQLSTETEVLFTGIKVIDLLEPYSKGGKIGLFGGAGVGKTVIIMELINNIAKGYSGTSVFAGVGERTREGNDLLREMIESGVVKYGEKFQKSMEEGNWDLSLVDQNELVNSQATMVFGQMNEPPGARATVALSGLTIAEYYRDGDKEEGGKGKDILFFVDNIFRFTQAGSEVSALLGRMPSAVGYQPTLATEMGVMQERITSTKNGSITSVQAVYVPADDLTDPAPATTFSHLDATTVLSRKISELGIYPAVDPLDSTSRILTPEIIGHEHYDCAQRVKEILQRYKELQDIIAILGIDELSEEDKQVVHRARRVQRFLSQPFHVAEQFTGRQGVMVSIEDTIRGFNMIINGEVDQYPEAAFNLCGTIEDAIANGERMLAEAKA; via the coding sequence ATGTCGCAGAAAACTGGTGAAATAGTACAGGTTATCGGTCCGGTGGTTGACGTAAGTTTCGAAAAAACCGGCGGTGTGCTTCCAAATATTTTAGAAGCGCTTGAAATAACTAGAGATAATGGTCAAAAGCTAATTATTGAGTGTCAGCAACATATAGGCGAAAACACTATCAGAGCCATAGCTATGGACTCTACTGATGGTCTTCGTCGCGGAATGACTGTAACTGCAAAAGGAAGTAACATTAAAATGCCAATTGGAAAACAGATAAAAGGCAGATTATTAAATGTTATCGGAGATGCTATTGATGGTCTTTCTGAAATGAAAAAAGATGAAGGTTATCCAATTCATGCTCACCCTCCAAAGTATGATCAGCTTTCTACCGAAACTGAAGTTCTTTTTACCGGTATTAAAGTTATCGACTTATTAGAGCCTTATTCAAAAGGTGGAAAAATTGGTTTGTTTGGTGGTGCTGGCGTTGGTAAAACCGTTATTATCATGGAGCTTATCAATAATATTGCAAAAGGATATAGCGGAACATCTGTATTTGCCGGAGTTGGTGAAAGAACCAGAGAAGGTAACGATTTACTTCGCGAAATGATTGAATCAGGCGTTGTAAAATACGGCGAAAAATTCCAGAAAAGTATGGAAGAAGGAAACTGGGATTTATCCTTGGTTGACCAGAACGAATTAGTAAACTCACAAGCTACAATGGTTTTCGGTCAAATGAACGAACCACCGGGAGCACGTGCTACTGTTGCTTTATCAGGTTTAACAATTGCTGAATATTATCGTGATGGCGATAAAGAAGAAGGTGGAAAAGGTAAAGATATTTTATTCTTTGTTGACAATATTTTCCGTTTCACTCAAGCTGGTTCAGAAGTATCTGCTCTTTTAGGTCGTATGCCTTCAGCTGTAGGATACCAACCAACTTTAGCAACTGAAATGGGTGTTATGCAGGAAAGAATCACTTCAACAAAAAATGGTTCTATTACTTCGGTTCAGGCTGTTTATGTACCTGCTGATGACTTAACTGACCCTGCTCCTGCTACAACTTTCTCGCATCTTGATGCAACAACTGTTCTTTCACGTAAAATTTCTGAGCTTGGAATTTATCCTGCTGTTGACCCATTGGATTCAACCTCCAGAATTCTTACTCCCGAAATTATCGGACACGAACATTATGATTGTGCTCAAAGAGTTAAAGAAATATTACAACGTTATAAAGAATTACAGGATATTATCGCAATTCTTGGTATCGACGAACTTTCTGAAGAAGATAAACAAGTTGTTCACCGCGCACGTCGTGTTCAGCGTTTCTTATCACAACCTTTCCACGTTGCCGAACAATTTACTGGCCGTCAGGGTGTAATGGTTTCTATTGAAGATACAATTCGTGGATTTAATATGATTATTAACGGTGAAGTAGACCAATATCCAGAAGCAGCATTTAACCTTTGTGGAACAATTGAAGATGCTATTGCAAATGGTGAACGTATGCTTGCTGAAGCTAAGGCATAA
- the atpC gene encoding ATP synthase F1 subunit epsilon, with product MIVEILTPEKSLFTGEAKLLQLPGADGSFEIMNNHAPLISTLSEGKIKVVETNGNKVFFDILGGMVEMSSNKITVLAEA from the coding sequence ATGATAGTTGAAATTTTAACACCAGAAAAAAGCCTTTTTACCGGAGAAGCTAAATTATTACAGCTTCCCGGTGCAGATGGCTCTTTTGAAATAATGAATAACCACGCTCCATTGATTTCTACATTATCCGAAGGAAAAATCAAAGTTGTTGAAACTAATGGCAACAAAGTTTTTTTCGATATTTTAGGAGGAATGGTTGAAATGTCATCCAACAAAATAACAGTTTTAGCTGAAGCTTAA
- a CDS encoding dienelactone hydrolase family protein — protein sequence MKHLLTTLMLFLGIISLHSQELVTFEASDGLTVSANLYEVDESSPYLILFHQAGYSKGEYKASAIKLLKLGYNCLAVDLRSGGGVNFVQNETANLAKSKGMSTTYLDAEKDMLAAIDYAYEKSKKQVVLLGSSYSASLALKIANGNSKVKAVVAFSPGEYFQPDMVMKDQLKGFDKPVFVACSQREYAYMNELLTNIPASDLKTIFKPQDGLGEHGSKSLWQDCPTSKEYWLALLLYFKKLDNIK from the coding sequence ATGAAACACTTACTTACTACCCTAATGTTATTCTTAGGAATAATCTCTTTGCACTCACAAGAGTTGGTAACTTTCGAAGCATCTGACGGACTTACTGTATCGGCAAATCTTTACGAAGTTGACGAAAGTTCACCTTATCTAATTCTTTTTCATCAGGCAGGGTATAGTAAAGGAGAATATAAAGCTTCTGCAATAAAACTATTAAAATTAGGATATAACTGCCTGGCAGTTGATTTACGTTCAGGCGGAGGAGTTAATTTTGTTCAAAACGAAACTGCAAATCTTGCTAAATCAAAAGGTATGTCAACAACTTACCTCGATGCTGAAAAAGACATGCTTGCTGCAATAGACTATGCATATGAAAAAAGCAAGAAGCAAGTTGTACTTTTAGGTAGTTCATATTCCGCATCTTTGGCATTAAAAATTGCAAATGGCAATTCAAAAGTAAAGGCTGTTGTTGCATTCAGTCCCGGTGAATATTTTCAACCTGATATGGTAATGAAAGATCAACTAAAAGGCTTTGACAAACCGGTTTTTGTTGCTTGCTCACAACGCGAATACGCTTATATGAATGAATTACTTACAAACATACCAGCATCTGACTTAAAAACTATTTTCAAGCCTCAGGATGGACTTGGAGAACATGGGTCAAAAAGCCTTTGGCAGGATTGTCCAACAAGTAAAGAATATTGGTTGGCACTTTTACTTTATTTCAAAAAGTTAGATAACATTAAGTAG
- a CDS encoding nucleoside recognition domain-containing protein — protein MKEIFITTGKLSLKISWMLVKIYVPFSLLAALLKFSGFFVWVSPILSPFMKLLGLPGEAAVTLMAGFFGNVYAGIATIPALDLTFKQVTILGIILGFSHNLLVESGILIKLKFANARFSLFRVVFGLLAGMLMNLILPDEMKGAVLNPYMNPETFSWVNTIKAMVVTCFQVLVLIFVMNFLYELLKKWKFSQVIKNKLQGFSSLIGLSPSALIPWLAGFLLGIVYGAGILFQFSEKKALSHKDACLVTVFMVLAHAIIEDTLVFVVLGASFWWIFLTRVILAFLVMKLLSIKNVYKKFLWIGLAKS, from the coding sequence ATGAAAGAAATATTTATAACTACCGGAAAGTTATCGCTTAAGATATCGTGGATGCTGGTGAAGATATATGTGCCATTTTCACTTTTAGCTGCTTTATTAAAGTTTTCTGGTTTTTTTGTTTGGGTAAGTCCAATTTTAAGCCCATTTATGAAATTATTAGGATTACCGGGAGAAGCTGCAGTAACACTGATGGCTGGTTTCTTCGGTAATGTTTATGCTGGTATTGCGACTATTCCTGCATTAGATTTAACATTTAAACAGGTTACAATTCTTGGAATTATACTTGGTTTTTCGCATAATCTTTTAGTAGAAAGTGGTATACTTATTAAACTGAAATTTGCAAACGCAAGATTTTCTTTATTCAGAGTTGTTTTTGGCTTATTAGCAGGGATGTTAATGAATTTAATTTTACCTGATGAAATGAAAGGTGCAGTTCTTAATCCATATATGAACCCTGAAACTTTTAGTTGGGTAAATACAATAAAAGCTATGGTTGTTACTTGTTTTCAGGTTTTAGTTTTAATCTTTGTTATGAATTTTTTATATGAGCTTTTAAAAAAGTGGAAATTCAGTCAGGTAATAAAAAATAAATTACAAGGATTTTCATCGCTAATTGGTTTATCACCTAGTGCACTTATTCCCTGGTTGGCTGGTTTTTTATTAGGTATTGTTTATGGTGCAGGAATATTATTTCAGTTTTCTGAAAAGAAAGCATTAAGCCACAAAGATGCCTGCCTTGTTACGGTATTTATGGTATTAGCACATGCAATAATTGAAGACACACTAGTGTTTGTTGTGTTGGGTGCAAGTTTCTGGTGGATATTTTTAACCCGGGTTATTTTAGCTTTTTTAGTAATGAAGCTACTATCAATTAAAAATGTATATAAGAAATTTTTGTGGATAGGGTTGGCAAAGAGTTGA
- a CDS encoding T9SS type A sorting domain-containing protein: MKYYFLLSLIILFPILTKSQANIAAARAITVGTSVTVTGIVLNGSELGNTRYIQDTTAGIAIYNASSANAVLSSAIKGDKITVTGILKNYNSLLEIDPITTATLISSSQPLPAIQNITPAGMNESTESELVQINHCTIQGTGNFTANTNYTFNSNGETGQLRIVTTCPLVGQAIPTGAVNISGIVSQYSFTGYGGYQLLIRNGIDIVPDSSIIITSPITISNISTNGFTLNWTTNITGTSQIQYGNTTNLELGILNGTTNTTNHTINLTGANAAEIFYIKAFSVHNNDTAKASVQTFVTQSNSSGNIKVYFTRSVDNTVSTGTNAITLNSLIDDTLINYINRSKYTLDIAIYNFSTTNLANITGAINSAKSRGVAVRIVHDGAASNTGLTGLDASIGQISNGSSSGIMHNKFVLIDTDSPDPEDAIVWTGSTNWTDLQINNTDANNVIIIHDQSLAKAYKIEFEEMYGNSGLLPNASNAKFGSYKTNNTPHEFIIGGNRVELYFSPSDSVTERIIDAIETADNELYVETNLITKTNLADAISNKAGSGVVTKAMVNSPGNCTPAVVSILSLALGNNFKEYIEGGILHHKLLISDPNYTTSDPLVLTGSHNWSLSAETINDENTLVVHNATIANLYYQEFVKRFGLSSVITNNSELQTNYNINIYPNPCTNFFTLNFPENLKTDLEINLFEISGKLIFSETANSKNKNSFSFNVSNLSKGLYILKIQDENSLNFHQKISIE, from the coding sequence ATGAAATATTATTTTCTACTTTCTTTAATTATCTTATTCCCCATTTTAACAAAATCACAAGCCAATATTGCTGCTGCCAGAGCAATTACAGTAGGCACATCAGTTACAGTAACCGGAATAGTTTTGAACGGATCTGAACTTGGTAACACAAGATACATTCAGGATACAACAGCAGGAATTGCAATTTACAACGCATCTTCTGCTAATGCAGTTCTTAGTTCTGCCATTAAGGGAGATAAAATTACAGTAACAGGTATTTTAAAAAACTACAACTCATTATTAGAGATTGATCCGATAACAACAGCTACATTAATTTCCAGCTCACAGCCCTTACCAGCTATTCAAAACATAACACCAGCAGGAATGAACGAAAGTACAGAAAGCGAATTAGTTCAGATTAATCATTGTACAATTCAGGGAACCGGGAACTTTACAGCAAATACAAATTATACTTTTAATTCAAATGGAGAAACCGGACAACTAAGAATTGTGACCACCTGTCCGTTGGTAGGTCAGGCTATTCCTACCGGAGCAGTAAATATTTCGGGAATAGTTTCACAATATTCATTCACAGGTTATGGCGGGTATCAATTACTTATAAGAAATGGAATTGACATTGTTCCTGATTCGTCAATAATTATTACATCGCCAATTACAATAAGTAATATATCAACTAATGGTTTTACTTTAAACTGGACTACTAATATTACAGGTACTTCTCAAATTCAATACGGCAATACAACAAATCTAGAACTGGGAATTTTAAACGGAACAACAAATACAACAAATCACACAATTAATTTAACCGGAGCCAATGCTGCAGAAATATTTTATATAAAGGCATTCTCGGTTCACAATAACGATACAGCAAAAGCCTCTGTTCAAACATTCGTAACACAATCAAATTCCTCAGGAAATATAAAAGTTTACTTTACCAGAAGTGTTGATAATACTGTTTCAACAGGCACAAATGCAATTACACTAAACAGTTTAATTGATGATACTTTAATAAATTATATAAACCGCTCAAAATATACTCTGGATATTGCAATTTATAATTTTAGCACAACAAATCTTGCAAATATTACAGGAGCTATTAACAGTGCAAAAAGCAGAGGCGTTGCAGTAAGAATTGTGCATGACGGAGCTGCATCAAATACCGGACTTACTGGATTAGATGCATCAATCGGACAAATTTCAAATGGAAGTTCAAGTGGAATAATGCATAATAAATTTGTATTAATAGATACAGATTCACCAGATCCTGAAGATGCTATTGTATGGACAGGCTCAACAAACTGGACAGATTTGCAGATTAATAACACTGATGCGAATAATGTTATAATAATTCACGATCAGAGTCTTGCAAAAGCATACAAAATTGAATTTGAAGAAATGTATGGAAATTCGGGTTTATTGCCTAATGCTTCAAATGCAAAATTCGGAAGCTATAAAACTAATAATACTCCACATGAATTTATTATTGGCGGTAACAGAGTTGAGCTGTATTTCAGTCCTTCTGACAGTGTTACAGAAAGAATTATTGATGCAATAGAAACAGCAGATAATGAATTATATGTAGAAACTAATTTAATTACTAAAACAAACCTTGCTGATGCCATAAGTAATAAAGCAGGTTCTGGTGTTGTTACAAAAGCGATGGTAAATAGTCCGGGCAATTGCACACCTGCAGTAGTCTCTATACTTTCACTTGCATTAGGAAATAATTTTAAAGAATATATAGAAGGCGGAATTTTACATCATAAATTACTAATTTCAGATCCGAATTACACTACCTCCGACCCCCTTGTTTTAACCGGTTCACACAACTGGAGTTTATCTGCAGAAACTATAAATGATGAGAATACACTTGTTGTACATAATGCAACAATTGCAAATTTATATTATCAGGAATTTGTAAAACGATTTGGTTTAAGTTCTGTTATCACAAATAACAGTGAATTGCAAACAAATTACAATATTAATATTTATCCAAATCCATGCACTAATTTTTTTACATTAAATTTTCCAGAGAATTTAAAAACTGATCTTGAAATTAATTTATTTGAAATATCAGGTAAACTTATTTTTTCTGAAACAGCTAACTCAAAAAATAAAAATTCATTTTCTTTTAATGTTTCCAATTTGAGTAAAGGGTTATATATTTTGAAAATTCAAGACGAAAATTCATTAAATTTTCATCAGAAAATTTCAATTGAATAA
- the bamD gene encoding outer membrane protein assembly factor BamD: protein MFSKKLYIVALISLSIIFGSCSKYQKYLKSSDYALKYEKGVEYYEKKDYYRAIGLFEELENMYKGSDKAEKIQFYMSYCYYNQGDHILAGYYFKNFAERYPLSIHREECDYMSAYCSYLNSPEASLDQAYTYKAIEEMQMFLNKYPKSTRVAECNKIVDALRNKLEIKSYKAARLYFDIGDFRAAVIAFKAGLIDFPDSPFREEILFLTLKSTYLLAENSIISKKSTRYQDTVDEYYTLIAEFPQTKYLKDAEKIFNDATKNLKN from the coding sequence ATGTTTTCAAAAAAGCTATATATAGTCGCACTGATCTCATTATCAATTATCTTTGGATCGTGCAGTAAGTATCAGAAATACCTTAAAAGTTCTGACTACGCTTTAAAATATGAAAAAGGCGTTGAATATTACGAAAAAAAGGACTATTACCGTGCAATCGGTTTATTTGAAGAATTAGAAAACATGTACAAAGGTTCCGATAAAGCGGAAAAAATTCAGTTTTACATGTCATATTGCTATTACAATCAAGGAGATCACATTTTAGCTGGATATTATTTCAAAAATTTTGCTGAAAGATACCCTTTAAGCATTCATCGCGAAGAATGTGATTATATGTCAGCATATTGCAGTTATTTGAATTCACCTGAAGCAAGTCTTGATCAAGCATATACATACAAAGCAATTGAAGAAATGCAGATGTTTTTAAATAAATATCCTAAAAGCACAAGAGTTGCAGAGTGTAATAAAATTGTTGATGCATTAAGAAATAAACTTGAAATTAAATCTTACAAAGCTGCAAGACTTTATTTTGACATTGGAGATTTTAGGGCTGCAGTTATAGCATTTAAGGCTGGTTTGATTGATTTTCCAGATAGTCCTTTCAGAGAAGAAATTTTATTTTTAACATTAAAATCAACCTATTTGCTAGCCGAGAATAGTATCATTTCAAAAAAATCAACCCGTTATCAGGATACTGTTGATGAATATTATACCTTAATCGCTGAATTCCCTCAGACTAAATATCTTAAAGACGCAGAGAAAATTTTTAACGACGCAACCAAAAATTTAAAAAACTAA
- a CDS encoding DNA-directed RNA polymerase subunit omega codes for MDHKKINASVSTITRDLNKLEIETGNIYQSVMVIAKRSNQISLEVKDELSRKLEEFASFTDNLEEIFENREQIEISRFYEKLPKPSSIALQEFIEGKLYFRTPEKEEKQPDIL; via the coding sequence ATGGATCATAAAAAAATTAACGCATCAGTTTCAACAATTACACGCGACTTAAACAAACTCGAAATAGAAACGGGAAATATATACCAGTCAGTAATGGTTATAGCTAAACGTTCAAACCAAATTTCATTAGAAGTTAAAGATGAATTAAGTCGTAAATTAGAAGAATTTGCTTCATTTACAGATAATTTGGAAGAGATATTTGAAAATCGTGAACAAATTGAAATTTCACGTTTCTACGAAAAACTTCCAAAACCTTCTTCAATTGCATTACAGGAATTTATTGAAGGAAAATTATATTTCCGCACTCCTGAAAAAGAAGAAAAACAACCTGATATTCTATAA
- the coaBC gene encoding bifunctional phosphopantothenoylcysteine decarboxylase/phosphopantothenate--cysteine ligase CoaBC has product MFLQGKHIILGITGSIAAYKAATITRLLIKEGAEVKIVITPTAKEFITPVTLSALSKNSVLCDFFQQHSGDWNSHVDLGIWADLFIVAPASANTIAKMAHGVCDNLLLTTYLSAKCPVIVAPAMDLDMFAHPATQKNIEILKSFGNKIIEPATGELASGLDGKGRMEEPEKIVSEIVKFFDSKKKLKGKRIIVTAGPTVEAIDPVRFISNHSTGKMGYAIANCLQEEGAEVILISGPVSINKINKQIKIVSVISANEMFEAANEWFPKSDAAILSAAVADYTPANVSVTKIKHAQNLTTIQLESTKDIAAHLGKIKTVNQRIIGFALETDNEIENAKAKLKNKNLDLIVLNSLKDKDAGFGTETNKVTFIDNSNNIRNFELKHKSKVAEDIVNELYKLLS; this is encoded by the coding sequence ATGTTTCTTCAGGGGAAACATATTATTCTAGGTATCACTGGAAGTATTGCCGCTTATAAAGCAGCAACTATTACCAGATTGCTTATTAAAGAAGGTGCCGAAGTAAAAATTGTTATTACCCCAACCGCTAAAGAATTTATAACACCAGTTACACTTTCAGCATTATCAAAAAATTCCGTGTTGTGTGATTTTTTTCAGCAACATAGTGGCGACTGGAATAGTCATGTTGACTTAGGAATATGGGCCGATTTATTTATTGTTGCCCCAGCATCAGCAAATACTATAGCAAAAATGGCTCATGGCGTTTGCGATAATCTTTTACTCACAACTTATTTATCTGCAAAATGTCCTGTAATAGTTGCACCTGCAATGGATTTAGACATGTTTGCACATCCTGCAACCCAAAAGAATATAGAGATTCTAAAATCTTTTGGTAATAAAATTATTGAACCGGCTACAGGTGAACTTGCAAGTGGTTTAGATGGAAAAGGAAGAATGGAAGAACCTGAAAAAATTGTTTCAGAAATTGTAAAATTCTTCGACTCAAAAAAAAAACTTAAAGGCAAACGAATAATTGTAACTGCCGGACCAACCGTAGAAGCAATTGATCCAGTGCGATTTATAAGCAACCATTCTACAGGAAAAATGGGATATGCTATTGCAAATTGTTTGCAAGAAGAAGGAGCAGAAGTTATTTTAATTTCAGGCCCTGTCTCAATAAATAAAATAAACAAACAAATAAAAATAGTTAGCGTTATATCTGCAAATGAGATGTTTGAAGCTGCAAACGAATGGTTTCCAAAGTCAGATGCGGCTATACTTTCAGCTGCAGTTGCTGATTATACTCCTGCAAATGTGTCTGTTACTAAAATCAAACATGCTCAGAATTTAACTACAATTCAACTGGAATCTACTAAAGACATTGCAGCTCACCTTGGTAAAATAAAGACTGTTAATCAAAGAATTATAGGCTTTGCATTAGAAACTGATAATGAAATAGAAAATGCCAAAGCAAAGCTGAAAAATAAAAACTTAGATCTTATTGTGCTTAATTCGCTGAAAGATAAAGATGCAGGTTTTGGAACAGAAACAAACAAAGTAACATTTATTGACAATAGCAATAATATTCGTAATTTTGAGTTAAAGCATAAATCAAAAGTTGCAGAGGATATTGTAAATGAGTTATATAAACTACTGTCTTAA
- a CDS encoding DUF4835 family protein — MRKYLILSLILFSGIVNAQELNCRISVSSQQIQTSNKRIFESMQKDLYEFLNNRKWTDNVFSNDERIECNILINLTEQISTDEYKGTIQVQSNRPVFNSNYNSVMLNFKDNDVQFRYVEFQPMDFSENTHLSNLTSLLAYYAYIIIGLDYDAFSVDGGTAYFQKAEKIVTNAQNATEKGWKSFEGQRNRYWLIENILNPKYGPVREFYYNYHRNGLDVMAEKAADGRAVIAENLKLLQKVFREKPSQFMTFLQVVLDAKSDEFVNVFSDSYPEERTRVNNLLKEIDPTNSGKYQKILTPDGK; from the coding sequence ATGCGAAAGTATTTAATTTTAAGTTTAATCCTGTTCTCAGGAATAGTTAATGCACAAGAACTTAACTGTCGTATTTCGGTTTCTTCACAACAAATTCAGACTTCAAACAAAAGAATTTTTGAGTCGATGCAAAAAGACCTTTACGAATTTTTGAATAATCGTAAATGGACTGACAATGTTTTTTCGAATGACGAACGTATTGAATGTAACATCCTGATAAACTTAACTGAGCAAATTTCCACTGACGAATATAAAGGAACAATACAGGTTCAATCAAACAGACCGGTTTTTAATTCGAATTATAATTCTGTAATGTTAAATTTCAAAGACAACGACGTTCAATTCAGATATGTAGAATTTCAACCAATGGATTTTAGCGAAAACACTCATTTATCAAACCTTACATCTCTCCTTGCCTATTATGCTTATATTATTATTGGTCTGGATTACGATGCATTCTCTGTTGATGGTGGTACAGCTTATTTTCAGAAAGCAGAGAAAATTGTAACAAATGCACAAAACGCTACAGAAAAGGGATGGAAATCATTCGAAGGTCAAAGAAACCGCTATTGGTTAATCGAAAATATTCTTAACCCAAAATACGGTCCTGTAAGAGAATTTTATTACAATTACCATAGAAACGGATTAGATGTAATGGCAGAAAAAGCTGCCGATGGAAGGGCTGTTATTGCTGAGAATCTAAAATTATTACAAAAAGTATTTCGCGAAAAACCTAGTCAATTCATGACTTTTCTGCAAGTTGTTCTGGATGCAAAATCAGACGAGTTTGTAAATGTTTTTTCTGACTCATATCCCGAAGAAAGAACCAGAGTTAACAATTTGCTAAAAGAAATTGATCCGACAAATTCAGGAAAATACCAGAAAATACTCACACCTGACGGAAAGTAA
- the recN gene encoding DNA repair protein RecN, translating to MLQALLIQNYALIDNLQIGFKPGFSTITGETGAGKSILMGALSLILGQRADLSLLKNKEKKCIVEGTFLISDYNLESFFKEHDLDFADTLLIRREIAINGNSRAFVNDTPVNLNIIKELGLMLVDIHSQHENLLLSNGNFQLSILDALAGNKESLETYKKHFETFVNSQKKLKDLQEKSNKNSADNDYFQFQLKQLEEANLHDDEVNELEKEKDLLSHFEEILENFETATRLLSEDETPILSRLKELRNTLENLSKNYPDAIEWKNRIDNNIIDLKDIASEIGNTSSKIDANPNRLSIILERLDEIYSLQQKHRVNTIAELISIREDFRNKIQFTEQLDEELKQLEESIKKQYSQLDKLSKQLSEKRKKSIKDLEKKVIPMLKVLGILNADFKVELSANTEFSSTGKDIVKFMFSANKKVELMEISKVASGGELSRLMLTIKSLVADSNEIPSIIFDEIDAGVSGEIAFYMSEIMQNMAKKLQVISITHLPQIASRGTNHYLVYKDHSGKSSETHIRLLNKNERIAEIAKMLSGKEVSEAALENARNLLKN from the coding sequence GTGTTACAAGCTTTACTAATACAGAACTACGCATTAATTGACAACCTTCAGATAGGTTTTAAACCTGGCTTTTCAACAATCACTGGCGAAACCGGTGCAGGAAAATCAATACTGATGGGAGCCTTGTCGTTAATTCTTGGACAAAGAGCAGATTTAAGTTTACTAAAAAACAAAGAGAAAAAGTGTATTGTTGAAGGCACATTCTTAATTTCAGATTATAATCTTGAAAGCTTTTTTAAAGAACATGATTTAGATTTTGCAGATACTCTTTTAATACGAAGAGAAATTGCTATTAACGGCAATTCACGAGCTTTTGTAAATGACACACCTGTAAATCTTAACATAATAAAAGAGCTTGGCTTAATGCTTGTTGACATTCACAGTCAACATGAGAATTTGCTTCTTTCAAATGGTAATTTCCAACTATCAATTTTAGATGCATTAGCCGGCAACAAGGAATCATTAGAGACTTACAAAAAGCATTTCGAGACCTTTGTTAACTCACAAAAAAAACTAAAAGATTTACAGGAAAAATCAAATAAAAATTCAGCTGATAATGATTATTTCCAGTTTCAGTTAAAACAGTTAGAAGAAGCAAATCTGCATGATGATGAAGTAAATGAACTTGAAAAAGAAAAAGATTTATTAAGCCATTTTGAAGAAATACTTGAAAATTTTGAAACTGCAACAAGGCTATTATCAGAAGACGAAACTCCAATCCTTTCAAGACTTAAAGAGTTAAGAAACACTTTAGAAAATCTTTCAAAAAACTATCCAGATGCTATTGAATGGAAAAACAGAATAGATAATAACATTATAGATTTAAAAGACATTGCTTCAGAAATCGGAAATACTTCATCGAAAATAGATGCCAATCCAAACAGACTATCAATAATTTTAGAGAGACTTGATGAGATTTATAGCCTACAACAAAAACACAGAGTTAACACTATAGCAGAACTGATAAGCATAAGAGAAGATTTCAGGAATAAAATACAATTTACCGAACAACTTGACGAAGAATTAAAACAACTTGAAGAAAGTATAAAAAAACAATATTCACAACTCGACAAACTTTCAAAACAACTTTCAGAAAAACGCAAGAAATCAATTAAAGATTTAGAAAAGAAAGTTATTCCTATGCTTAAGGTATTAGGAATTCTTAACGCTGATTTTAAAGTTGAATTATCTGCCAATACAGAATTTTCTTCAACCGGAAAGGATATTGTAAAGTTTATGTTTTCTGCAAACAAGAAAGTTGAATTGATGGAAATTTCTAAAGTTGCATCGGGAGGTGAACTTTCGCGCTTAATGTTAACAATAAAATCACTGGTTGCAGATTCTAACGAAATTCCTTCTATTATTTTTGATGAAATTGACGCAGGGGTTAGTGGTGAAATAGCATTTTACATGAGCGAAATTATGCAGAATATGGCAAAAAAGCTTCAGGTAATTTCTATTACTCATTTACCTCAGATTGCTTCGCGTGGCACAAATCATTATCTTGTTTACAAAGATCATTCAGGTAAATCTTCAGAAACACATATCCGACTTTTGAATAAAAATGAAAGAATAGCTGAAATTGCCAAAATGCTTAGTGGAAAAGAAGTTTCTGAAGCAGCACTGGAAAATGCACGTAACCTTTTGAAAAACTAA